A window of the Vibrio fluvialis genome harbors these coding sequences:
- a CDS encoding ABC transporter permease subunit produces MLTNNVYQEEHIPTQFERFWRSYKANNLAMFGLWCLILILVVTLTSYWITPHDPHMQSGELLIPPSWDPSGTVEYFLGTDDLGRDILSRLIDGSRLTFGAAIIITVIATVIGCGIGILAGMTRGLLSSTLNHLLDTVMSIPSLLLAIIFVAFLGFGEFNVLLAICLALIPRFIRSLYIAVHNEVEKDYVMAARLDGANDSYLLWHSILPNVLPVIASEVTMALSIAILDITALGFLGLGAQAPSTEWGAILGDSVELIYLAPWTVTLPGIAIMYTVVMINLVGEGVRQALNAGVE; encoded by the coding sequence ATGCTAACAAATAACGTTTATCAGGAAGAGCATATCCCGACTCAGTTCGAGCGCTTCTGGCGCAGTTACAAAGCGAACAATCTGGCGATGTTTGGCTTATGGTGCCTGATTCTGATTCTGGTGGTCACCCTCACCTCGTACTGGATTACTCCACACGATCCGCACATGCAATCGGGCGAATTGCTGATTCCACCATCATGGGATCCATCCGGCACCGTTGAATACTTTCTTGGTACGGACGATTTGGGACGCGACATTCTGTCACGTCTGATTGATGGTTCGCGCCTCACTTTCGGCGCGGCAATCATCATTACCGTGATTGCGACGGTGATTGGTTGCGGCATCGGCATTCTGGCAGGCATGACCCGAGGTTTGCTGTCGAGTACTTTGAACCACCTGCTGGATACCGTGATGTCTATTCCGTCACTGCTGCTAGCGATTATATTCGTCGCTTTCCTCGGCTTTGGTGAATTCAACGTTTTATTGGCTATTTGCCTGGCATTAATTCCAAGATTCATCCGTTCGCTCTACATTGCCGTACATAATGAAGTAGAGAAAGATTACGTGATGGCCGCACGTCTCGACGGTGCAAATGACTCGTATCTGTTGTGGCATTCCATTTTACCTAACGTGCTGCCGGTCATTGCATCTGAAGTGACCATGGCACTGTCCATCGCGATTCTGGATATCACGGCTCTGGGCTTTCTCGGTCTGGGTGCCCAAGCACCGAGCACCGAATGGGGCGCCATTTTGGGTGACTCAGTCGAACTGATTTATCTGGCGCCGTGGACAGTAACACTGCCGGGTATCGCAATTATGTATACCGTGGTAATGATTAACCTGGTGGGCGAAGGTGTCCGTCAGGCGTTAAATGCAGGAGTCGAATAA
- a CDS encoding peptide ABC transporter ATP-binding protein, with protein sequence MPLLDIRHLTIEIDTPQGLVKAVDRMSMTMNEGEIRGLVGESGSGKSLVAKAIVGVGKENWRITADRMRLGNIDLLQLTPRERRRVIARDVAMIFQEPSTCLDPSEEVGKQLIESIPFRTFEGRWWERFTWRKRQAIALLHKVGIKDHRRVMGSYPYELTDGECQKIMIAMAIAAKPKLLIADEPTNDLDPITQSQILRLLSRMNQVNNTSILLIGHDLTTITQWANRITVMYCGQSVESADTQKIMTEPKHPYTVALLRAMPDFSDWIPHKEKLQSLPGSIPPLQHLPIGCRLGPRCPYAQRQCVEVPQTRWVKTHKFACHFPLNMEQQ encoded by the coding sequence ATGCCGTTACTCGATATTCGTCACCTCACGATTGAGATTGATACGCCTCAGGGTCTGGTGAAAGCGGTTGACCGCATGAGCATGACCATGAACGAAGGCGAAATCCGTGGTCTGGTGGGTGAATCAGGCTCGGGTAAGAGTTTGGTCGCCAAGGCCATTGTTGGCGTGGGCAAAGAGAACTGGCGTATTACCGCTGACCGTATGCGTCTTGGTAATATAGACCTGCTGCAACTCACACCACGTGAACGTCGCCGGGTCATTGCCCGCGATGTTGCGATGATTTTCCAGGAACCGTCAACCTGTCTTGACCCGTCGGAAGAGGTGGGCAAACAGCTGATTGAGTCAATCCCGTTCCGGACGTTTGAAGGCCGCTGGTGGGAGCGCTTTACCTGGCGTAAACGCCAAGCCATTGCCCTACTTCACAAAGTCGGCATCAAAGATCACCGCCGCGTGATGGGCAGCTATCCGTATGAACTGACCGACGGCGAGTGTCAGAAAATCATGATTGCCATGGCGATTGCCGCTAAGCCAAAACTATTGATTGCCGATGAACCGACCAACGACCTTGACCCTATTACTCAGTCACAAATTCTGCGTCTGTTGAGTCGCATGAATCAGGTCAACAACACGTCGATTCTGCTGATCGGACACGACCTGACCACCATCACTCAGTGGGCTAACCGCATCACGGTGATGTACTGTGGTCAGTCGGTTGAATCGGCCGATACACAGAAAATCATGACCGAGCCGAAACACCCATATACCGTGGCGCTGCTGCGTGCTATGCCGGATTTCAGTGACTGGATTCCACACAAAGAGAAATTGCAGTCTCTGCCGGGTTCGATTCCTCCGCTGCAGCACTTGCCGATCGGATGTCGCTTAGGCCCTCGTTGCCCTTACGCACAACGTCAATGTGTTGAAGTTCCCCAAACCCGCTGGGTGAAAACTCATAAGTTTGCCTGCCACTTCCCGCTGAACATGGAGCAGCAGTAA
- a CDS encoding ABC transporter permease, protein MLNYTIRRFNLFVITLLILTMVGYSLLRLDPQSPWAIQDFWQGWLEYITELMQFNFGVNKNGVPIAHELVLVFPATLELCLIAFILSLLVGIPIGTVAGMKQGKWLDTIISFTSMSGYSAPLFWVAMMMIMVFSLHYEMLPVSGRYDLLYQVEHVTGFALIDAFLAEGAYRSYALQSVIEHMILPCLVLALAPTTQVIRLMRASVADIMGQNYIRAARIKGLSYYEIVIQHVLRNAIPPIIPKFGVQLSSMLTLAIITESIFNWPGIGRWLLDALSNQDYVSIQAGVIAVGALVLTANILSDLIGAMINPLVRKEWYANK, encoded by the coding sequence ATGCTGAATTACACCATCCGCCGCTTTAACCTGTTCGTGATCACCCTGCTGATCCTGACCATGGTTGGCTACAGTCTGCTGCGCCTTGATCCCCAGTCTCCCTGGGCAATTCAGGACTTCTGGCAGGGCTGGCTGGAATACATTACCGAGCTGATGCAATTCAACTTCGGCGTGAACAAAAACGGGGTACCGATTGCCCATGAACTGGTTCTCGTCTTCCCGGCCACACTTGAGCTGTGTTTGATTGCGTTCATTTTGTCATTGTTGGTGGGTATTCCGATCGGCACCGTCGCAGGCATGAAGCAGGGTAAATGGCTGGATACCATCATTTCGTTCACTTCGATGTCCGGCTATTCGGCTCCGCTGTTCTGGGTAGCAATGATGATGATTATGGTCTTCTCGCTGCACTACGAAATGCTGCCGGTTTCCGGCCGTTACGATCTGCTTTACCAAGTGGAACACGTGACAGGTTTTGCTCTGATTGACGCGTTTCTGGCAGAAGGCGCTTACCGTAGTTACGCGCTGCAGAGCGTGATTGAGCACATGATTCTGCCGTGTCTGGTTCTCGCTCTCGCACCTACCACACAAGTTATTCGCCTAATGCGCGCTTCGGTCGCTGACATCATGGGCCAGAACTACATACGCGCCGCGCGGATCAAAGGTCTCTCCTACTACGAGATCGTGATTCAACACGTGCTGCGTAATGCCATTCCCCCCATCATTCCTAAATTCGGGGTGCAGTTATCCAGCATGCTGACGCTCGCCATCATTACCGAGTCGATTTTTAACTGGCCGGGGATTGGTCGCTGGCTGTTGGACGCATTGTCCAATCAGGATTACGTTTCGATTCAAGCGGGTGTGATCGCGGTCGGCGCACTGGTGCTTACCGCCAATATTCTCTCAGATCTGATCGGCGCAATGATCAACCCGCTGGTAAGGAAGGAATGGTATGCTAACAAATAA
- a CDS encoding peptide ABC transporter ATP-binding protein gives MSDSLLDVRDLSKDFITRSGLFRRKVQHAVKPVSFTLEPGQTIGFIGQNGSGKSTLARMLAGMVEPTSGEIRVNGERLAHEDYATRCKLIRMIFQDPNTSLNPRIQIGRILEGPLKRNTNMTPEARMKRVKDTLLRVGLLPEHAYFYPQMLATGQKQRVCLARALILQPSIIIADEALNGLDMAMRSQIINLFLELQEEMGVSFIYVSQHIGVIKHITDKVMVMHEGEVVEFGDTLEVLSEPQHPITQRMVESHFNKAPCFK, from the coding sequence ATGAGTGATTCACTGTTAGACGTCAGAGACTTATCCAAAGACTTCATTACCCGCTCCGGTCTGTTCCGTAGAAAGGTCCAGCATGCCGTTAAACCGGTCAGCTTCACGCTGGAACCAGGCCAAACCATTGGTTTTATCGGTCAGAACGGATCGGGTAAATCAACACTGGCACGCATGCTGGCAGGCATGGTTGAGCCCACCAGCGGCGAGATTCGCGTCAACGGTGAACGCCTTGCACATGAAGATTACGCGACTCGTTGTAAGCTGATTCGAATGATTTTTCAGGATCCGAATACGTCGCTGAACCCGCGAATTCAGATTGGCCGCATTCTGGAAGGCCCACTGAAACGAAACACCAACATGACGCCGGAAGCGCGCATGAAGCGGGTCAAAGATACTCTGCTGCGTGTCGGCCTGTTGCCAGAGCATGCCTATTTCTATCCGCAAATGCTGGCAACTGGTCAAAAGCAACGTGTCTGTCTGGCGCGCGCGCTGATTCTTCAGCCGTCGATTATTATTGCAGACGAAGCGTTGAATGGTCTTGATATGGCGATGCGCTCGCAGATCATTAACTTGTTTCTGGAATTGCAGGAAGAGATGGGCGTTTCGTTCATCTACGTGTCGCAGCATATCGGCGTGATCAAGCATATTACCGATAAAGTGATGGTGATGCACGAAGGTGAAGTCGTGGAATTTGGTGATACGCTGGAAGTCCTTTCTGAGCCGCAACATCCCATCACGCAACGTATGGTAGAAAGTCACTTCAACAAAGCGCCGTGCTTTAAATAA